One region of Gigantopelta aegis isolate Gae_Host chromosome 7, Gae_host_genome, whole genome shotgun sequence genomic DNA includes:
- the LOC121377203 gene encoding uncharacterized protein LOC121377203, with the protein MPMFFQRMQEQTLCMDDQFENHSQEDNNTKNDLKVKTLPLCETNNTEESTLDGGSRQGRNIFQDDGMRKLNECTDVQIQNHCHRYGKQTELDGKQKIELDGKQIKLDDKHTELDDKKTELHGKQIKLDCKQIELDGEARQESDDVQINSDRKSSQELDNEPYRNDGIRCNRESNEHGEDVHVDGQLVSQQSKDVRNQKDLKTGQRQHGQSKMASVYSYLGLRVFKNISFIVFALEEVPTWMCLTAEVFLLMDIVGEKGYDLVAGSYFLSAYSMASVFGNLFGGFLTSVFHIRGLVLAGVGTCCAGGAALAISFVGSFLPLMALMVLAGFLLGLLSLCNPVIVLELVGLEYYATSLGLLFGISGFSDFISGPVGGTIRDVSGSYNLMLYGIAGVFVFNGFVKFFLAWLSSKQSHKEEERHVAKETVITRL; encoded by the exons ATGCCGATGTTCTTTCAGAGAATGCAAGAACAAACGCTATGTATGGATGACCAATTTGAAAACCACAGTCAAGAAGACAATAACACGAAAAACGATCTTAAAGTCAAAACACTGCCTCTTTGTGAAACTAATAACACGGAAGAAAGCACCCTTGATGGCGGATCAAGGCAAGGGCGTAACATTTTCCAAGATGATGGAATGAGAAAGCTAAACGAGTGCACTGATGTTCAGATTCAAAACCACTGTCACCGCTACGGAAAGCAAACTGAACTTGATGGCAAACAAAAAATTGAACTTGATGGCAAGCAAATTAAACTTGATGACAAGCACACTGAACTTGATGACAAGAAAACTGAACTTCATGGCAAGCAAATTAAACTTGATTGCAAGCAAATTGAACTTGATGGTGAAGCAAGACAAGAAAGCGATGACGTCCAAATTAACAGTGACAGAAAGTCGTCTCAAGAACTCGACAACGAACCTTACAGAAATGACGGAATTCGCTGCAATCGAGAATCAAACGAACATGGCGAGGATGTTCATGTTGACGGGCAACTAGTATCACAACAAAGCAAGGATGTTCGGAATCAGAAGGACTTGAAAACCGGCCAACGTCAGCATGGCCAGAGCAAGATGGCGTCTGTGTATTCCTATTTGGGCTTGCGAGTCTTTAAGAATATATCGTTCATCGTTTTCGCACTAGAAGAGGTACCAACGTGGATGTGTCTCACAGCCGAAGTGTTCCTGCTTATGGACATCGTAGGAGAGAAAGGATACGACCTGGTGGCTGGATCCTACTTTCTGTCGGCTTACTCGATGGCGTCTGTCTTTGGAAATTTGTTCGGCGGGTTCTTGACGTCCGTCTTTCACATACGGGGACTCGTATTGGCTGGCGTCGGCACCTGCTGCGCGGGCGGTGCAGCGCTCGCTATTTCGTTCGTGGGTAGTTTCCTCCCACTGATGGCGCTGATGGTTTTGGCGGGATTTCTGCTGGGGCTGCTCTCGCTCTGCAACCCTGTCATCGTGCTGGAGCTGGTCGGTTTAGAATATTATGCCACTTCTCTCGGTCTCTTGTTTGGAATTTCTGGATTTTCTGACTTCATCAGTGGGCCAGTAGGAG gcACTATTCGTGACGTCAGCGGAAGCTACAATCTGATGCTCTATGGGATAGCTGGCGTGTTCGTTTTTAACGGATTCGTCAAGTTTTTCCTGGCATGGCTAAGCTCAAAGCAATCTCACAAAGAAGAAGAGCGACATGTGGCTAAAGAAACAGTCATCACTCgcttgtaa